The window CAAACGTTTGCAGCAATCTCCGTTGTCGCCGGACCATATTATCAGAATTGATCGTTTGTTACGCCGGGCAGTCACCAATGGCACTGGGTTAGAAGAATTCCGCGGTTACCGTAGACTTGCTGCACATCTCGTAGTTAGTGGGGCGCTTCCAGATCTGCCGACATGGCTAGCCGAGAAAGCGCACTGCGCAATACGGACTGTCGACAGGGCTGAGGGAGAATTATTTGCCGATTTGATGTCAGATACTGCCATGTCGGACGCCGATAGAGATCGTGTAACGAAATCGACGTTCTTTGGACGCTTCAAGTGGGGTATGAGTTTCTCGGACTTGTTGGTTGCAGTTCCTGCGGGCAAGCTAACCGACGAAGATGCGTCTAGAACCAAAGACAATGCATACTTGATGCTGCGTTCGATCCAGCAACGACAATTCTCCGAACGGAAAACAAGAGGGTGCTGACATTCTAGGGTCTTGGCTGAATATCCGTTAAATGCACTTACTCACCATCTGATACATTCTAAAACCCTCCCTTTGGGCCAAGGTTTAAACTACCCCGATCGATGCTACCAAAAAACTCCGTTCAAAACCTAAGCCGCTGTTGAAGGCTTCGGGCTGTTCGGCGATAGCGTTCATTCGCTGCATTGCACAAAAGCGGTAACATGGGCTCAGAGCAGACGTTCGAAGGACTGCCTCTAACCATCGCTTGCATTATCAACCCTACATGCGCTATGCGACCCAAGTTGCCTTAAGGGGTGATTCACATCGTGGGAGGCGAGGGTGCCGCGGCATCCGGACCATAACCGCGCAACACATATCCCGAGGGTCGCGTCCTGAGGGTGTTGAAAGGAGAGCCATCATGGCCAAGAAACTCGTCGGTACGATGAAGTTGCAAGTTAAAGCGGGTCAAGCAAACCCGTCCCCGCCCGTCGGTCCAGCATTGGGTCAGCGCGGCATCAACATCATGGAATTCTGCAAGGCGTTCAACGCCAAGACAGCGGACATGGAGCCTGGTGCACCTTGCCCGACCATCATCAGCTATTATCAGGACAAGTCCTTCACGATGGACATCAAGACCCCTCCAGCGTCTCACTACCTGAAAAAAGCGGCTAAAGTTAACTCCGGCGCCAAAACGCCAAGCCGTGAGACCGTTGGCACAATCACGCCCAAGCAGCTGCGCGAAATCGCAGAAGCGAAAATGGCTGATTTGTCCGCGAACGACGTCGAACAGGCGATGAAAATCATTTTGGGCTCCGCAAAGTCCATGGGCATCGAGGTTAAGTAAGATGGCTAAACTTGGAAAACGTATCCGCGCCGCACGTGAAGCATTCGTCGGTAAAGAGGACCTCACAGTTGAAGAAGCTGTGGCCCTGATCAAAGGTAACTCGAACACCAAGTTCGACGAAACCGTTGAAATCGCCATGAACCTCGGCATTGACCCACGTCACGCAGACCAGATGGTTCGCGGCGTTGTAGGCCTGCCAAACGGTACAGGCAAAGATGTGCGCGTAGCCGTATTTGCACGTGGCCCCAAAGCTGATGAAGCTAAGGAAGCTGGTGCAGATATCGTTGGTGCAGAGGATCTGATGGAAATCGTACAAGGCGGCAAGATCGAATTCGATCGCTGCATTGCGACTCCTGACATGATGCCAGTTGTTGGTCGTCTTGGTAAAGTTCTGGGCCCTCGCAACCTGATGCCAAACCCCAAGGTCGGTACTGTGACCATGGACGTTGCTGCAGCTGTGAAAGCAGCTAAAGGCGGCGAAGTGCAGTTCAAAGCTGAAAAGGGCGGTGTCGTCCATGCAGGCGTTGGCAAAGCATCCTTTGACGAAGGCAAACTGGTTGAAAACATCCGCGCATTCGTAAGCGCTGTTGCCAAAGCCAAGCCCGCTGGCGCCAAGGGTTCTTACATGAAAAAGATCGCACTGAGCTCCACAATGGGCCCAGGCGTGACAGTTTCTGTGGACAACGCTGCTGCCGAGTAAGCTGCTTAAGCAGACTTGAGTTTGAGAGGGCGCTCCATCGGGGCGCCCTTTTCTTGTCGCGAGGTCAATTTTGACAATTCAACAGCGCTGCCCGTAATCTTTGACGTGGATGGAGGAGTGGCGATGCAAAGACTAAGAATAATGTTCTCCCATGCGAGCGTATGCTTCATGGCGATCGCTGCCCTGTTTGGTCTGGCTGTAATGATTATATCCGCCCCATGGTGGGCCTGGCTGCTTATCCCGCTAGGATTCGTTGCGCAGATGTTGAACGAATACAATCTGCACAGATTTATCTTTCATTTGCCTCCGCCGTCGCGCCAGTGGGCTTTTGATTTGCTCTATCAGGCTCATTACGGGCACCATGATTTTCCGACCAATCACAAACTCTTCTTTGTGCCGATCTGGATTGCTCTGCCCATTCTGTTTATCAATTTCGGCTTGGTATGGGGGGCAGCGGTTTTGTTTGGATGGCCCGCACCGTTTCATATAGCTACCGCCATTGTTCTGGTCGGGGGCGTGCTGATGTTCTTGGGGTATGAGTGGTTTCACATGACATCGCATCTAAATATCCCCAAAACGAAGGTAGAGCGCCATGTGACAACGCTCCATAATCAACATCACTTCCGTGATTTTTCGAAATGGTTTCACGTCAGTCCGGGCGGCGAGGTGATCGACCGGGCGATGAAAACAGCGATTGATCGCGATGCACTAAAGAATAAGCAGCGGGGTGAATTTATGCGCACACTTGGGTTGCAGCCGGATGACCCCCGTCTGGTTTCCGCTCGGTCGAGGTTTTCCAGCAAATATAACTTGTCTCAAGATGAAGTTTCCCGCGCCGCCATGACTTGACGCAAGCGCTGCTGTCTCTAAGTGGTCTGTAGCAGGCTTCTTTGTCGGAAGGTTGCCGAATTACAGTTTCGGTCTTGGCATTCCCTCTCAATCAGACTAATCCCACCCTTGCATCATAGCGCACGATTCGTCGTGCGCTTTTTGCGCTTCGTCCGAGATGGCGGGTGAGCTGGGAGATCAGTTCATAATTCCTGCCTGAGATGGGGAATGACTAAAGATTTTTCAGGGCTTTGCTCTCGGATGATCTTGGGAAGGACCCGTAAGGACCCGACGTCGGACATCTGTCCGGCAAAACGAGCCCGGAGGGTCACCCCTCCGATAACTTTGGAGAGAAACTGTGGATAGAGCACAAAAAGAACAGTTGGTCGACGAACTCGGCCAAATCTTTGAAAGCTCTGGCGTTGTAGTGGTTAGCCACTACGTCGGTCTGACAGTTGCTGAAATGCAGGACCTTCGTGCGCGCGCTCGCGCTGCGGGCGGGGCCGTGCGTGTTGCCAAAAACAGGCTCGCCAAGATCGCCCTTGAGGGCAAGCCATGTGAGAGCATTGCTGACCTTCTGACGGGTATGACCGTTCTGACCTATTCTGAGGATCCAGTGGCTGCGGCCAAGGTTGCTCAGGAATTCGCCAAAGAGAACCCAAAGCTGGTTATTCTCGGTGGTGCCATGGGTGAGAACGCGTTGGACGTCGCCGGTGTAGAAGCCGTGTCCAAAATGCCTTCGCGCGAGGAGCTTATCTCCACGATCGCGGGCATGCTGGGCGCACCTGCTTCCAACATCGCTGGCGCCATTGGCGCACCTGCAAGCAACATCGCATCTATCTTGTCAACTATCGAAGACAAGGCTGCGTAAGCGACAATATCGTCAAATCGACGTTGTGGTTGAAACTACACGTTGGAACACACATATCGTTAACGGAAAGAGCTAAAACATGGCTGATCTGAAAAAACTGGCAGAAGACATCGTTGGTCTGACACTGCTTGAAGCACAAGAACTGAAGACAATCCTCAAAGACGAGTACGGCATCGAGCCCGCAGCTGGCGGCGCAGTGATGATGGCTGGTCCTGCAGATGCTGGTGCAGCTGCTGAGGAAAAAACTGAATTCGACGTCGTTCTGAAGAACGCCGGCGCGTCCAAAATCAACGTGATCAAAGAAGTTCGCGGCATCACCGGTCTGGGCCTGAAAGAAGCCAAAGATCTGGTCGAAGCTGGCGGCAAGATCAAAGAAGGCGTCGACAAAGCCGAAGCAGAAGACATCAAGGGCAAGCTGGAAGCAGCTGGCGCAGAAGTCGAGCTGGCCTAAGCCGTCGCAAGCAGGGATCTATTTCCTGCATTAAATACTGGCTGGACGGGGTGAAAACCTCGTCCAGCCAAACCTATCTTGGAAGGCGCTTACGTAAACAAGCGTCTCTCTGGATAGGTCCATTGGTCGGAAGGGGTGCGGTGGGACGCGCTCCAGCATAGACCGGACTTAGCCGCTCTTATGGGTGTGCATCGCGGCCCCGGCGATGGCGCATTCGGCAAGAGACACGAAAGGTGACACGACACATGGCACAATCCTTCCTTGGCCAGAAGCGTCTACGTAAATATTATGGCAAAATCCGCGAAGTGCTGGAAATGCCGAACCTCATCGAGGTTCAGAAATCTTCTTATGATTTGTTCCTGAATTCAGGCGACGCCGAAACCCCCACCGATGGTGATGGTATTCAGGGCGTTTTTCAGTCTGTCTTCCCGATCAAAGACTTTAACGAAACTTCTATCCTTGAGTACGTGAAGTACGAGCTTGAGAAGCCGAAGTATGACGTTGAGGAATGCCAGCAGCGCGACATGACGTACTCAGCGCCGCTTAAGGTAACGCTCCGTCTGATCGTATTTGATATCGATGAGGATACAGGCGCGAAGTCTGTTAAAGACATCAAAGAACAAGACGTGTTCATGGGCGATATGCCTTTGATGACACCGAACGGTACGTTTGTTGTGAACGGCACTGAGCGTGTAATCGTAAGCCAGATGCACCGATCACCCGGCGTGTTCTTTGATCACGACAAGGGTAAGACGCATTCTTCGGGCAAGCTTTTGTTTGCTTGCCGGATCATTCCTTACCGTGGTTCGTGGCTGGATTTCGAATTCGACGCCAAAGACATCGTGTTCGCGCGCATTGACCGTCGCCGTAAGCTGCCTGTCACCACGCTGCTTTACGCGCTGGGTCTTGATCAAGAAGCGATCATGGATGCCTACTATAACACTGTGAACTTCAAGCTCGATAAGGGCAAAGGCTGGATTTCTCCATTCTTCCCTGAGCGTATTCGTGGCACACGCCCGACCTACGACATCGTAGATGCGGCCAGCGGCGAAGTGCTGTTTGAAGCGGGCAAGAAGATCACGCCACGCGCCGTGAAACAGCTGATCGACGCTGGCGAAGTAAAAGAGCTTCTGCTGCCATTCGACCACATTCAGGGCAAGTTCGTTTCCAAAGACATCATCAACGAAGAAACCGGCGCGATTTATGTCGAAGCCGGCGACGAGATGACGCTTGAGTACGACAAAGACGGCACGCTGATCGGCGGGACCGCGAAAGAGCTTGTTGATGCCGGTATCACCGAGATCCCACTCTTGGATATCGATAACGTCAACGTCGGCCCTTACATGCGTAACACCATGGCGGCAGATAAGAACATGAACCGCGACACCGCGCTCATGGACATCTACCGCGTTATGCGCCCGGGCGAGCCGCCCACCGTTGAAGCCGCGTCGAACCTGTTCGACACGCTGTTCTTCGACTCCGAGCGTTACGACCTTTCCGCTGTTGGCCGTGTGAAAATGAACATGCGTCTGGCGCTGGACAAAGAAGACACCCAGCGTACGCTGGACCGTGCCGATATCGTGGCATGTATCAAGGCGCTGGTTGATCTGCGCGATGGCCGTGGCGATATCGACGATATCGACCACCTTGGTAACCGTCGTGTGCGCTCCGTTGGCGAACTGATGGAAAACCAGTACCGCGTTGGCCTGCTTCGTATGGAGCGCGCGATCAAGGAACGTATGTCCTCTGTCGAAATCGACACGGTCATGCCTCAGGACTTGATTAACGCTAAGCCAGCCGCCGCTGCGGTGCGTGAATTCTTCGGCTCTTCGCAGCTGTCGCAGTTCATGGACCAAACCAACCCGTTGTCCGAGGTCACGCACAAGCGTCGCCTTTCAGCGCTTGGACCAGGTGGTCTGACGCGTGAGCGTGCCGGCTTTGAGGTGCGTGACGTTCACGCAACCCACTACGGCCGCATGTGCCCGATTGAAACGCCTGAAGGTCCGAACATTGGTCTGATCAACTCGCTGGCGACCTTCGCCCGTGTGAACAAATACGGTTTCATCGAAACGCCTTATCGTAGGGTGACAGATGGTGTTGTCTCTGATGACGTACAGTACATGTCCGCCACCGAAGAGATGCGTCATACCGTGGCTCAGGCCAACGCGAACCTTGATGAGAACATGAAGTTCGTCAACGATCTGGTCTCAACACGGAAATCCGGTGACTATACGTTGTCACCTTCCATGAACGTGGATCTGATCGACGTTTCGCCAAAGCA is drawn from Sulfitobacter sp. S223 and contains these coding sequences:
- the rplK gene encoding 50S ribosomal protein L11 — protein: MAKKLVGTMKLQVKAGQANPSPPVGPALGQRGINIMEFCKAFNAKTADMEPGAPCPTIISYYQDKSFTMDIKTPPASHYLKKAAKVNSGAKTPSRETVGTITPKQLREIAEAKMADLSANDVEQAMKIILGSAKSMGIEVK
- the rplA gene encoding 50S ribosomal protein L1 yields the protein MAKLGKRIRAAREAFVGKEDLTVEEAVALIKGNSNTKFDETVEIAMNLGIDPRHADQMVRGVVGLPNGTGKDVRVAVFARGPKADEAKEAGADIVGAEDLMEIVQGGKIEFDRCIATPDMMPVVGRLGKVLGPRNLMPNPKVGTVTMDVAAAVKAAKGGEVQFKAEKGGVVHAGVGKASFDEGKLVENIRAFVSAVAKAKPAGAKGSYMKKIALSSTMGPGVTVSVDNAAAE
- a CDS encoding sterol desaturase family protein → MAIAALFGLAVMIISAPWWAWLLIPLGFVAQMLNEYNLHRFIFHLPPPSRQWAFDLLYQAHYGHHDFPTNHKLFFVPIWIALPILFINFGLVWGAAVLFGWPAPFHIATAIVLVGGVLMFLGYEWFHMTSHLNIPKTKVERHVTTLHNQHHFRDFSKWFHVSPGGEVIDRAMKTAIDRDALKNKQRGEFMRTLGLQPDDPRLVSARSRFSSKYNLSQDEVSRAAMT
- the rplJ gene encoding 50S ribosomal protein L10, whose product is MDRAQKEQLVDELGQIFESSGVVVVSHYVGLTVAEMQDLRARARAAGGAVRVAKNRLAKIALEGKPCESIADLLTGMTVLTYSEDPVAAAKVAQEFAKENPKLVILGGAMGENALDVAGVEAVSKMPSREELISTIAGMLGAPASNIAGAIGAPASNIASILSTIEDKAA
- the rplL gene encoding 50S ribosomal protein L7/L12, which translates into the protein MADLKKLAEDIVGLTLLEAQELKTILKDEYGIEPAAGGAVMMAGPADAGAAAEEKTEFDVVLKNAGASKINVIKEVRGITGLGLKEAKDLVEAGGKIKEGVDKAEAEDIKGKLEAAGAEVELA